From the Methanonatronarchaeum thermophilum genome, the window TATGCTATCTATTTTTTTATTGTATCCTTCGTCATCGACTCCGGTTCCACGGTCGGTGACATCTTCTACATCGGTTCCTGTGAAACATGAGATTAATGCGCTGCTGGGAGTTGTGTTCCCGATACCCATATCGCCGATTGCAACCAAATCTATTTTTTCTTCATTATAGATTTCTTGGAAAACCTTTATACCGGATTCAACTGCTTTAACAGCTTTTTCACGGGACATAGCGGGTTCTTTAACCATGTTGTTGGTGCCAGGTCCAAGGCTCATGTCGACTAATTCTGGATGTTCGATCTCCGCTTTAATGCCCATATCTACAACAACTGAACGTGCTTCTGCTTCACTAGCCAGAACGTTCACGGCTGCACCTCCATTCAAGAAGTTCATTACCATCTGGCCGGTAACTTCCTGTGGATAAGCACTGACACCCTCTTCAACTACACCATGATCACCAGCCATAGTGAAAACTGCTTTATTTTCGATGCTGGGAAGACCACCCTTAATGCCAGCAATTTGAATAGAAAGCTCCTCTAACCTACCCAAACTGCCACGTGGTTTAGTCAAAGAATCCTGGCGTTCACGAGCCTGTTCCATAGCCTCTTCATCTAATGGAGATATGTTTGATAAGACATTATTTAACAAATCACTTTCAACAACTACATTCTTCATATAAACACCTATTACAAAGCTAGTTTAAAAAAACACAATGCAATACTTGTACTGACATGAGTATATATAGATAAATACATGCCTTCACGTAATACAGATGTAATACAACAATCGGTCGTTATATAGAGTTTAATATAAAAACGGTTTTTTTGTTTTTTTTGTTTTTTAGGGATAGCTGAACAAACATACTATTTAGGACACGGACATATCAAACGTCAAGGTGATTTAATTTGAAGATTGCAGTTACCGGTTGTCTGGGTAATATGGGCTCGAGAATTGCAGAGGCAGTTATCGAGAGTGATGATCAAATTGTTTTTGCAGTTGAAGCCCCAGGCCATGAAGAGATAGGTGTTGATTTAGGGGAAACCCTGGGTTTTGGAGAGATAGGTGTTCCCATTTCATCGGCAGCCGATTTTAAAGAACTACTTGATTCAGAAAAACCAGATGTGGTAATTGATTTCACAATGCCCCAAGCAACACTTGGTTTTGTTGAAGATTGTATAGAGTCACGCGTAAACATAGTTGTAGGTACAACAGGATTTACAGATGAGGTCAAAGAAGCAATGTTAGGCGATATAGAAGACAGCGATATATCGGCTTTAGTTTCACCGAACTATTCGGTAGGAGTCAATGTTTTCTGGAAGCTTGTTTCGATGGCCGCTAGAACATTAAATTATGATGCAGAGATCGTTGAAGTACATCATAACCAGAAAGTAGATTCACCAAGTGGTACAGCGATTAAAACTGCAGATATAATAAAAGATATGCGGGGAGAAGGTGAATTTGTATACGGTAGGAGTGGAGTCCATGAAAGGGAGAAAACAGAGATAGGTGTACATAGTGTTCGCGCTGGAGATGTAGTCGGTGACCACACAGTATACTTCAGCGGTACCAACGCCGGTGAAAGAATCGAAGTAACCCACAGAGCACATGACAGACAAGCCTTCGTTCAAGGCGCATTGATGGCAGCTAGATTCCTGTTAGACCAACCACCAGGCCTATACAGCATGGACGACATACTAGGTTTCGGCCAACAAGAAGGAATAGATGAAGAGATAGCAAGGCCGAAAAGATGTAAAAAAGGTGGAAGGCCAGGTTTTGGAGGATGTGGACGAAAGTAGAATCCCATTTCGAGAGCTATCCCGCTCAAAAGAAAGTAATGCGGCTTCTATTAAAAAGAGGGTTCAAAATAGATGAACAAGGAACCATACGTTCAGGCAGTATACGGATACCCAAAGCCCAAATCGCTCAAGAAGTAGAAGTAGACAGAAAAGCAGTTGACGCAGCAATCAAACGTATAGAAAACAACGATTTCCTGCGAGATATTTTCCACAACCTAAGGTCGATGACTCTACTTGAAGACGTAGCTCCAAAACTAGGTTTAGGGATAACAATAATAACACCTACAGATGCTGCAAAAAAAGGGATATTAGGCAGAGTAGCAGCAACAATCTCTAAAAAAGACATAAGCATATACCAAGCGATAGCAGACGACCCAAACCTAACAGACAACCCAAAATTAACAATAATAACAGAAAAAAGAATCCCAGGAAACACTATAGATGAATTAAGAGAGATAGAAGGAGTTAAAAAAGTAACTATCTCCTAAACCTCTTTAAATCGAATCTTTAAGTCTCTTTATCTCTTTTTTTATCTCTTCTATAATCTCTTCGTTCTCATGATGCATCAAACCCTCACCACATTCAGGACATTTAAAGTCTATATCTGTTGCTTCTTCAAAAGTCAGTTTAACGTGGTTCTCAGGACACAAATAAAACACATTCTCTTCCTCAAAAACAAGACGTTCCTCCAACTCCTCAACTATCTGTTTCTTCCGTTTCTCCATCACATTTTCAGCATTATCCAAACTAAGCTTCCACGTATACGTAATCCACCCAGTATTGCTGTTTCTACTCCGGGTATATTCAGCCAACCCATTTTGATACAACTGATAAAGAATCCTTCGAACATCATTCAACTCCAACTCAACATTCTCAACAAGCTCTTCATCAACAGCAGTACCTCTCTCCTGCAGCTCCTTAACTACCTGAAGCGCTTCCTCACCAGACACTTCCTTTATAAAATCTCTAATCGTAGGATCTTCCAGTTTATTTCCATCAGAACTTGACAAAATAACACCACAACAAATTTTTAAATAAATCTACACCAGACATCTAAAACCAGGTTCAAAACCATAAATAAACCAATAACATTCACCAGCCTTAACCAAAACCTGTAAACCGAACCAACAAACATCATAGTTAACTCACACCAAACCCAGCCCAGACAACCCAGTATCCTCTATAACTATATGTTCTACAACAAAATAAAATCTTCTACACAACACCAAACCAAGAACCCACATTAATTCAATTTAATCAATTACTGATTCAAGTTGTTTTTAATCAAGGTATTTAACTTTTTTATCGTTTTCTGATGGAACGACTTTAACTTGACCATCAAAATGTTTTTTCAATTGCTTTCCATCATATATTCTATCTAAAAGAACTGCTAGAGCAGCAATTTCCGAATGAGGTTGGTTTGTAACCGATATATTGAGGTCAGCCAGTTCATAAACTCGGCCGGGAACTTTTTCAGCACCAACAACGACCAGTATATCCTGGTCAATAGATTTCAACTCACTTGATTTATCTACTAAACGCTCACCGTACATTGTTAAGTGAACAATCAACCCACTCCAATTTTTTAGTACACTACGCCAACTAACCCCAACCTTTACTTCAAAATCTCCACCAAAACGACTGGAAACATCATCGATGCTTTTTTTTATCTTCTCGTCACTTGACGTCAAAAACAATCCGTTTGCACCGAAAGCCCTACCAACCAAACCAACATGAGTAGTTATTCTCTGATCCCTCTGTGGCCTATGCCCCATTCTAAGAATCTTGATATCCATAAAAACCCCATATTCAATTCAGTTCAGTTAATGGCTATCTACGATACTGTAATCTATGTTGGATTCTTCGAGAGAGTCAACCAAATCCTGTAACTCAGTATGGCTACAGAAAACAAATACATCTAGACCATGGGATGCTGCATGTGAAACAGCTTGTTTGGCTCCAAAAAAAAGATCAGGTTCACCATAACTTTTACGCATCGCAACAAGACCGGGTAAGCCAACTGCTGCAGTTAAATCAATCTGCTCTCCAACTTCCACTTCGTATCCGATGTTAGAACCACCATCTTTTTTAGGTGGGACTCTGACAACAGTTACCTTACCAGGAGCCATATCTATGATGCCTGAAATCTCCTTGATGTTAACCTCATCTCCAACATCGGCATCTGAGGTTGCTACTCCGTGTGCTGAACTATCCTCTTTAGATCCAGCTTTTAACAACCCCCCCTCCATATACAACCCAACCTCCATACCCTCTGTAACATGTACTTCAGCTATAGCTGTAAAATAAGGAATCTTGTTCAAAACATTTCTCTGAATATCTTCATAAAAATTCTTCAGAAACTCAGACTGGTCAATTATTCTCTGAACACCCTCCATCGTAACATAATACCCCTCCTCGCCTTCTCTTAAAAACCCATCCTTCTTCAAAGTTTTTATGTTTTCAGAAACAGCTTGAGGAGTGATACCAAACTTTCTAGCTATGTTGGTCTGTTTAACACCAGGCTGGTTTCTAGCCACTTCAACAAGAATTTTCAACTTAGTATCAACTACATCATCCATCTTACCCATCTACATTCAATATTTATTAAACAACTATAATTTGATGGATTTTTTATTTCCGCTCAATCTTATTCCCACGTATATACACCGAGTCACTACGTCGAGCCATAGCTCTCACAAGCACTTCACTTTGCTCCAGTTTCTCAGACAAATCAGAAATAAACTCACTTCCGTTTTCAATCATACCCTCAAGAGCTTCTTGATCTTTCTCAAACAACTCATCGGAAAGCATTGATATATGAAGTATCTCAACAATCTCTTTCAAATCACACTCAAAATTAGCTTTAAACCTTGAATATGAAGTTTCATACTCCTTAACCGGACTACCGTTGTTCATACTCCAATGAGACTTAACAAGCCCTATAGAGTTAAGTAAATCCAACATCTCCTCAGCATCCTTACCGAACTCCTCCTCCAACTCATCCTGAGATACATCGCCATCAAAAACCTGTCTAAAAATCTCAGTATACCGATCGTTTTTAAAAACATGAAGGAGCGGTACCAAGTCAGCCGGATCGTTAATAATCTTGGTATTATTACTCATAAATACACCAATTCAGATTAAACAAAATTGTGTTAAATATAATTATAGTTACTCAAAATTAAAGTTTACTGAAAATTCAAAGTAAAACTCCCTACCTTTACCGCGAAGCAGATGCAAATGTCAATAACAAACAAACCACCGACTCAAAAACCACTACAAAAACTTAAATAACCAACAGGGTCATACATACTTCGGATCACTTAAACCAAACAATAAACTCCACACAGCTTAAGTGATTATCTTGATTTTATTGTGGCCGGGGTGGGGTAGTGGCTATCCTGTAGCCCTGTGGAGGCTACGATCCGGGTTCGATTCTCGGTCCCGGCCCTAAACCAACCAAAAACCACAGCTAAAAAAGCTTAGAAAAATTAACAAACAAGAAACTATTTTTTTACTAAACTCCACTCCAGATATACTGTTTCTACAAAAAATATATACCTTGGTTTAACTCACATAGCTGTTGTGAAATAAAAATGAACTACTTTTTTTTCAGCATGTTTTTCACTTTATCCCATATTATTTCATATTTCATTGCAGGAATAGCTAGTTATCTTTTTAGTAAAGACATGTATACGGGTGGTGAGAGAACACTTGATTTCTTAGTCGACCCATCTGAAGGCGATGAAGCAAAATTCACTGCATACAAGGTATTACCGGCTCAGATTGTTAGGGGTTTATTGATGTCTGTTGTTTTATATCCAGTGCTTGGTGCCATAGCCGACCTATCATTCACTACCCAGTTTCTGTTTTTCACAGGCCTGATGTATATATACACAGACCTGTCCTCTGCAGTCCCATTTCCCAGCAACATTGAAGGACAAGTATACATGAAAAAAAGACATTTAACCAAACACTCCTTCTTGAAACCCCAGATAGAGATAATCATATACAGCGTGATATTCGGGATTCTAGTCAGCTTGTTCGCATTCTAACAAGATAATAATTGATCGATTAAATTCTCCCTTAAATGGAGTGCAGGGCTTTTACTAACTTAAGTTTCTATTATCTGTTTTGATGTATATAGGTGAGGTAATGGGCATCGATATAGGTTTCAGGTATAGCCCACACTATCTTTACATCGAGCAATGCGTATATATGTATATATAGTATTTGGAATTTTTGTTGGGAACTTTTTTGAATATGTTTCAAGCACTTACATAACTAACTATTTATTTTGGTATCACTATAGAAATGGTTTTTCTTCTAATCTTTCTCAACGCGATTTAGAGTTTTAGCCAACTTCCGTCTTCGTGTGGGTCGGGGCATGGCCATTCTTCATCTGGTTCTCTACAGTTGCATTTTCGTTTGATTTTCCTGCGTGTTTTGTTTTTATTTTCGTTTTGGTTTTTGGTTTTATCTGTTTTTTTGGTTTTGTTTGTTTTTTGTTTTTTCATTTGTTTGCTCCTTTTTTGGGTTTTATTTTTTTCTGGGTTTGTTTTTCTATTGTTTTTTGGATGTGTTGGTTTATTTTTAGGTTTTGTTCGGTTTTTTTGATTTGTTTGGTTTTTGAGACTGTTGCTACTCTGTTGGGTAGTATTGGGCATTCTCCGATGTCTTCTGTTGATTGTTTGTAGAGTTTTAGTCTTCTTGATATTTTCTGTGTTTGTGTTTTGTCAACTCCTATTAGTGGTCGGTATATGGGTAGGTTTGTTGAGTTGTCTAGTGTCATTAGGTTGTCTAGTGTTTGTGATGCTACTTGGCCTACGCTTTCCCCTGTTATGATTCCTTTTGCGTTTTCTTGTTTGCAGATTTTTTCTGCGGCTTTGTACATTGCTCTTTTACAGATTATGCATGTTTGTTTTCCGGTTTTGTTTTCCATTTCTTGGTATATTTCTTCGAAGTTTAGTTGTATGAATTTGATTCCGTTTGGTGTGTATCTTGATAGTTTTTTGGCTACTTTGGTTGCTCTATCGTTTTCTTTTTTGTTTCCGTATTTGCCTTTGTCTATGTATAGTGCTATTGGTTCGCATCCTCTTTTTAGCATTAGAGCGGTTGCTACTGGGCTGTCGATTCCTCCTGAGAATAGTGATACGAGTTTTCCTTGTACTCCGTAGGGAAGGCCGCCTAAACCACGGTATGTATGTGTGTATATGTAGGTTTTTTCGTTTCTGACTTCTATGTTTACTGTGAAATCTGGGTTATCGAGGTCTACGTTTGCATTGAATTTTTTTCTTAGGTGGTCTCCGACAGAGATCTTTATGTCTTGGCTTGAGAAA encodes:
- the cobT gene encoding nicotinate-nucleotide--dimethylbenzimidazole phosphoribosyltransferase — its product is MKNVVVESDLLNNVLSNISPLDEEAMEQARERQDSLTKPRGSLGRLEELSIQIAGIKGGLPSIENKAVFTMAGDHGVVEEGVSAYPQEVTGQMVMNFLNGGAAVNVLASEAEARSVVVDMGIKAEIEHPELVDMSLGPGTNNMVKEPAMSREKAVKAVESGIKVFQEIYNEEKIDLVAIGDMGIGNTTPSSALISCFTGTDVEDVTDRGTGVDDEGYNKKIDSIKQAIETNNPNPEDPFDVLSKVGGYEIGGMAGVALAAASKNIPVIVDGFISGAAALLAYEIEPEIKNYLIASHDSVESGHAATLNHIGLTELVDFNMRLGEGTGAVLVMPIIQSACSVLTDMMTFEEAKVSDKD
- the dapB gene encoding 4-hydroxy-tetrahydrodipicolinate reductase — protein: MKIAVTGCLGNMGSRIAEAVIESDDQIVFAVEAPGHEEIGVDLGETLGFGEIGVPISSAADFKELLDSEKPDVVIDFTMPQATLGFVEDCIESRVNIVVGTTGFTDEVKEAMLGDIEDSDISALVSPNYSVGVNVFWKLVSMAARTLNYDAEIVEVHHNQKVDSPSGTAIKTADIIKDMRGEGEFVYGRSGVHEREKTEIGVHSVRAGDVVGDHTVYFSGTNAGERIEVTHRAHDRQAFVQGALMAARFLLDQPPGLYSMDDILGFGQQEGIDEEIARPKRCKKGGRPGFGGCGRK
- a CDS encoding amino acid-binding protein; its protein translation is MWTKVESHFESYPAQKKVMRLLLKRGFKIDEQGTIRSGSIRIPKAQIAQEVEVDRKAVDAAIKRIENNDFLRDIFHNLRSMTLLEDVAPKLGLGITIITPTDAAKKGILGRVAATISKKDISIYQAIADDPNLTDNPKLTIITEKRIPGNTIDELREIEGVKKVTIS
- the tfe gene encoding transcription factor E, giving the protein MSSSDGNKLEDPTIRDFIKEVSGEEALQVVKELQERGTAVDEELVENVELELNDVRRILYQLYQNGLAEYTRSRNSNTGWITYTWKLSLDNAENVMEKRKKQIVEELEERLVFEEENVFYLCPENHVKLTFEEATDIDFKCPECGEGLMHHENEEIIEEIKKEIKRLKDSI
- a CDS encoding tRNA (cytidine(56)-2'-O)-methyltransferase, which codes for MDIKILRMGHRPQRDQRITTHVGLVGRAFGANGLFLTSSDEKIKKSIDDVSSRFGGDFEVKVGVSWRSVLKNWSGLIVHLTMYGERLVDKSSELKSIDQDILVVVGAEKVPGRVYELADLNISVTNQPHSEIAALAVLLDRIYDGKQLKKHFDGQVKVVPSENDKKVKYLD
- a CDS encoding DUF7839 domain-containing protein; the protein is MDDVVDTKLKILVEVARNQPGVKQTNIARKFGITPQAVSENIKTLKKDGFLREGEEGYYVTMEGVQRIIDQSEFLKNFYEDIQRNVLNKIPYFTAIAEVHVTEGMEVGLYMEGGLLKAGSKEDSSAHGVATSDADVGDEVNIKEISGIIDMAPGKVTVVRVPPKKDGGSNIGYEVEVGEQIDLTAAVGLPGLVAMRKSYGEPDLFFGAKQAVSHAASHGLDVFVFCSHTELQDLVDSLEESNIDYSIVDSH
- a CDS encoding ArsR family transcriptional regulator; translated protein: MSNNTKIINDPADLVPLLHVFKNDRYTEIFRQVFDGDVSQDELEEEFGKDAEEMLDLLNSIGLVKSHWSMNNGSPVKEYETSYSRFKANFECDLKEIVEILHISMLSDELFEKDQEALEGMIENGSEFISDLSEKLEQSEVLVRAMARRSDSVYIRGNKIERK
- the thiI gene encoding tRNA uracil 4-sulfurtransferase ThiI; the encoded protein is MKWDLILIRYGEIALKSNYVRRQLIEKLKSHITKSLEQEGVEKYKLKTPRGRVFLETPSIDKSLQALSYIPGIVSYSPCITVQSNLEKITKGSTTVSENQLSNNLNFAVNARRIGEHDFSSQDIKISVGDHLRKKFNANVDLDNPDFTVNIEVRNEKTYIYTHTYRGLGGLPYGVQGKLVSLFSGGIDSPVATALMLKRGCEPIALYIDKGKYGNKKENDRATKVAKKLSRYTPNGIKFIQLNFEEIYQEMENKTGKQTCIICKRAMYKAAEKICKQENAKGIITGESVGQVASQTLDNLMTLDNSTNLPIYRPLIGVDKTQTQKISRRLKLYKQSTEDIGECPILPNRVATVSKTKQIKKTEQNLKINQHIQKTIEKQTQKKIKPKKGANK